The following is a genomic window from Candidatus Hydrogenedentota bacterium.
TCTTCAACCTCTTCCGGCGTGTAGAAGACTGAGCAGTACACCATCAGGCTCTTGTTCTCGACGGCGTTGTAGCGATTGAACCATCTAAACGGATTGTGACCCGACAACGCGTCCAAGCGACGGCCCATCGCGACCGCGTTGGGCGCTTCCACCAGCAATGTACCCCCGGGACGCAACACGCGGGCAATCTCTTGAAGTACCGAGAAGGGGTTGTAGAGGTGCTCGATAACGGACGCGAATAAAACCAAATCGAAGAAGGAGTCATCGTACGGAAGGCGCTCGCTGTCCACGTTGCAGGCGACAGACACGACACCTCGCGCTTTTCCCTTCTCCACGTCGTCACCCAAATCCACCGCGTGCAGTTCCTCGGCGAAGCGCTCGCGGATGACAAGTCCGGCACCCGCCACGTCGCCCCCGCCGCCGATGTCGAGGCAGCGGCGCTGCTTTGACGTGACATGGCGGTTGAGTAGCTCCAGCACCATGCGGTGTCGCCGTTCATGGAACCGGCGGTATGCGTCGTGATTGTGGTTTTCCAAGGGAGTAATCCTGAATCGCGGGATATGGTAACACAAGTGGCGACAGCTACCGTGGAACCCCCTCGATACGCGGCACGAAC
Proteins encoded in this region:
- a CDS encoding class I SAM-dependent methyltransferase: MENHNHDAYRRFHERRHRMVLELLNRHVTSKQRRCLDIGGGGDVAGAGLVIRERFAEELHAVDLGDDVEKGKARGVVSVACNVDSERLPYDDSFFDLVLFASVIEHLYNPFSVLQEIARVLRPGGTLLVEAPNAVAMGRRLDALSGHNPFRWFNRYNAVENKSLMVYCSVFYTPEEVE